The following are encoded together in the Vigna angularis cultivar LongXiaoDou No.4 chromosome 9, ASM1680809v1, whole genome shotgun sequence genome:
- the LOC128193883 gene encoding uncharacterized protein LOC128193883, translating to MKPVSTKKRYIDEEINECKAANKKLHLPKVKDPGSFTMPCVIGKEKIRKALLDLGSSVNLMPLSLFERIGDLEVKPTKMTLLMADESSKKPYDVVEDVMVCVGKLKFLVDFVVMEMEENLTPIILGRPFIKTAKVI from the coding sequence ATGAAGCCAGTCTCCACAAAGAAAAGATATATAGATGAGGAGATTAATGAGTGTAAAGCTGCTAACAAGAAGCTACATcttccaaaagtgaaagatccaggaagttttaccATGCCTTGCGTCATAGGGAAAGAGAAGATAAGGAAAGCCCtacttgatttagggtcaagtgttaatttgatgcctttatctctATTTGAGCgaattggtgatcttgaagtcaagccaacaaagaTGACTTTGCTAATGGCGGATGAATCTTCAAAGAAGCCTTATGATGTAGTGGAAGACGTTATGGTTTGTGTGGGAAAACTAAaattcttggtggactttgtggtgatggagatggaggagaatTTGACtccaattattcttggaagaccgtttattaAAACGGCCAAGGTCATCTGA